A stretch of Thermococcus bergensis DNA encodes these proteins:
- a CDS encoding SagB/ThcOx family dehydrogenase encodes MKVELPAPRLKGEMSVEEAINLRKSIRKYKDEPLTLEEVSQILWAAYGINAWGKRTSPSAGACYPFEVYVVVSNVEGLKPGLYHYDGKAHTLELIREGDLSKPLARACLNQRHVETAPINIIIVAHYERTTRRYGERGYRYVHIDAGHMGQNIYLQVTALKLGTVAVGAFIDEEVKKVLDVPGEPLYIFPVGVPED; translated from the coding sequence GCGATAAACCTGAGGAAGAGCATAAGAAAATACAAAGATGAGCCATTAACCCTTGAAGAAGTCTCCCAGATACTCTGGGCCGCGTATGGAATAAATGCCTGGGGTAAAAGAACTTCTCCAAGCGCAGGTGCTTGCTATCCATTTGAAGTTTATGTAGTAGTCTCAAATGTCGAAGGGCTTAAACCGGGCCTCTACCACTACGATGGCAAAGCCCATACTCTGGAATTAATCCGCGAAGGGGACTTGAGCAAACCCCTCGCTAGAGCATGTCTCAATCAAAGGCACGTAGAAACAGCTCCGATAAACATCATCATAGTGGCGCACTACGAAAGGACGACAAGAAGATACGGGGAGAGGGGGTATAGGTATGTGCACATAGATGCCGGACACATGGGGCAGAATATTTATCTGCAGGTTACCGCTTTGAAGCTGGGGACAGTTGCTGTAGGAGCTTTTATAGATGAAGAAGTTAAAAAAGTGCTTGATGTACCAGGAGAGCCGCTCTACATATTCCCCGTGGGAGTTCCAGAGGACTAA
- a CDS encoding thioredoxin family protein: MILEYDGKVDFSSGKVVLWFSIPSCPPCRLVETFMEELSDEFKDIRIIHVHAEKWEDLVKKFDILNVPTLVYLKDGKEIGRQNLIRTKEEVLLKFEELHKI; this comes from the coding sequence ATGATACTCGAATACGATGGAAAGGTTGATTTCAGCAGTGGAAAGGTCGTGCTCTGGTTTTCCATTCCAAGCTGCCCGCCCTGCAGGCTGGTTGAGACCTTCATGGAGGAGTTAAGTGACGAATTCAAGGATATTCGGATTATCCACGTACACGCTGAGAAGTGGGAAGACCTCGTGAAGAAATTCGACATTCTGAACGTTCCCACACTCGTTTATCTCAAAGACGGAAAAGAGATCGGAAGGCAGAACCTCATAAGGACAAAGGAGGAAGTCCTGCTGAAATTCGAGGAGCTTCACAAAATTTAG
- a CDS encoding heavy metal translocating P-type ATPase, with protein MKITLKVNGMTCAMCVKTIEMALAELDGVRTAKANLNSETVFVDFDESKVSLSQIIRTIEEVGYEVIRERRDAVVKIGGMTCAMCAKTVENAIKELPGVLEVNVNLATETAKVSYNPSLVGIEDIKKAVESVGYQFIGVEGEETHDIEREVREKHIREMRRNLIVAWSVGIPLFLSMQLKRFGIYVENLIYIHFLLATVAIAYAGRGIFRKAYSSLKHKTLNMEVMYALGIGSAYLTSVLAAFGVIPREFNFFEASVLLMGFLLLGRYLEARAKGRTSEAIKKLMGLQAKKATVLRGGKEIEVPITEVKAGDVVIVKPGERIPVDGVVIEGESYVDESMITGEPIPNLKKAGDKVIGGTINKNSVLKVKAEKVGRDTLLAQIIRLVEEAQNTKPPVQRLADTVVTYFIPAVLTIALLSFAYWYFMAGKPLVFAFTTLLSVIVIACPCAFGLATPTALTVGIGKGAEMGILIKNGEALEIARKATVVLFDKTGTLTKGKPEVTDVIAFGMDERELLKLVASAEKRSEHPLGEAIVRKAEELGIEVEEPEEFEAITGKGVRARVRGREVLAGNRRLFAESGRSIEGIEEVLHRLENEAKTAIIVAVDGRTAGVIGVADTIKEGAKEAIEELHRMGKKVGMITGDNRRTAKAIGKALGVDYVLAEVLPGDKASEVKKLQEKGETVIFVGDGINDAPALAQADVGIAVGNATDIAMESGDIVLVRNDPRDVVRAIKLSQKTLSKIRQNIFWAMFYNTILIPFAAGLAYMLFGVQFRPEWAAGAMSLSSVSVVTNSLMLKRVNI; from the coding sequence GTGAAGATAACCCTTAAAGTTAACGGCATGACGTGCGCCATGTGTGTTAAAACCATAGAAATGGCCTTGGCTGAATTAGATGGTGTGAGAACTGCAAAGGCCAACCTGAACAGTGAGACGGTTTTCGTTGATTTTGATGAGTCAAAGGTCAGCCTGAGCCAGATCATCAGGACGATAGAAGAAGTCGGGTACGAGGTGATAAGGGAGCGCAGGGATGCTGTGGTCAAAATCGGCGGCATGACCTGCGCGATGTGCGCTAAGACCGTTGAGAACGCGATAAAAGAGCTCCCCGGAGTCCTTGAGGTGAACGTCAACCTCGCGACCGAGACGGCCAAAGTGTCCTACAACCCCTCGCTTGTTGGTATTGAGGACATCAAGAAGGCCGTTGAGAGCGTAGGTTATCAATTCATAGGCGTTGAAGGAGAGGAAACTCATGACATCGAAAGGGAAGTGAGGGAAAAGCATATAAGGGAGATGAGGCGCAACCTCATAGTGGCCTGGAGCGTTGGGATACCCCTCTTTCTCTCCATGCAGCTGAAGAGGTTTGGAATTTATGTTGAAAACCTGATCTACATCCACTTCCTCCTAGCCACAGTTGCCATAGCCTACGCCGGCAGGGGAATCTTCAGGAAGGCCTACTCCTCGCTCAAACATAAAACCCTCAACATGGAGGTTATGTACGCTTTAGGTATCGGCTCGGCCTACCTGACGAGCGTCCTGGCGGCGTTTGGGGTGATCCCAAGGGAGTTCAACTTCTTCGAGGCGAGCGTCCTCCTTATGGGGTTCCTACTGCTCGGACGCTACCTTGAGGCGAGGGCAAAGGGACGGACGAGCGAGGCAATAAAGAAGCTCATGGGACTCCAGGCGAAGAAGGCAACCGTCCTGAGGGGCGGGAAGGAGATCGAAGTCCCGATAACCGAGGTCAAGGCCGGGGACGTGGTAATCGTAAAGCCTGGCGAAAGGATTCCAGTCGATGGAGTTGTCATCGAAGGGGAGAGCTACGTTGACGAGTCAATGATAACCGGCGAGCCCATTCCTAACTTAAAAAAGGCTGGAGATAAGGTCATCGGAGGAACCATAAACAAGAACTCCGTCCTTAAGGTTAAAGCGGAAAAAGTTGGAAGGGATACGCTCTTAGCTCAGATAATAAGGCTTGTGGAGGAGGCGCAGAACACCAAACCTCCAGTCCAGAGGTTGGCTGATACGGTGGTGACCTACTTCATCCCGGCGGTGCTCACAATAGCTCTTCTCTCCTTCGCCTACTGGTACTTCATGGCAGGCAAGCCCCTGGTGTTCGCCTTCACGACTTTGCTGAGCGTCATCGTCATAGCGTGCCCCTGTGCCTTTGGATTAGCCACCCCGACGGCTCTGACTGTCGGCATAGGCAAGGGCGCCGAGATGGGGATACTCATCAAGAACGGCGAGGCCCTTGAGATAGCGAGGAAAGCAACGGTAGTGCTCTTCGACAAGACCGGGACGCTCACGAAGGGGAAGCCCGAGGTCACGGACGTGATAGCCTTCGGCATGGACGAAAGGGAGCTCCTGAAACTGGTGGCCTCGGCGGAGAAGCGCTCGGAGCACCCCCTTGGAGAGGCCATAGTGAGGAAGGCCGAGGAGCTGGGGATAGAGGTGGAAGAGCCGGAGGAGTTTGAGGCGATCACCGGAAAAGGCGTCAGGGCCAGAGTCCGCGGAAGAGAGGTTTTGGCAGGGAACAGGAGGCTTTTCGCTGAAAGCGGCCGCTCAATAGAGGGCATCGAGGAAGTCCTTCACAGGCTGGAAAACGAGGCGAAGACCGCGATAATAGTGGCTGTGGACGGCAGAACCGCCGGCGTGATTGGGGTTGCTGACACGATAAAGGAGGGCGCCAAGGAGGCCATTGAGGAGCTGCACAGGATGGGCAAGAAGGTCGGCATGATAACCGGCGACAACAGAAGGACTGCCAAAGCGATTGGAAAGGCCCTCGGCGTGGACTACGTTCTCGCTGAGGTTCTGCCCGGCGATAAGGCCAGCGAGGTCAAGAAGCTCCAGGAAAAGGGAGAAACCGTCATCTTCGTGGGAGATGGGATAAACGACGCCCCCGCACTGGCCCAGGCGGATGTGGGGATAGCGGTTGGAAACGCCACGGACATAGCGATGGAGAGCGGCGACATAGTGCTCGTGAGGAACGACCCGAGGGACGTCGTGAGGGCCATAAAGCTCAGCCAGAAGACGCTTTCAAAGATAAGGCAGAACATATTCTGGGCGATGTTCTACAACACCATACTGATACCCTTCGCGGCCGGGCTGGCCTACATGCTCTTCGGCGTCCAGTTCCGGCCCGAGTGGGCCGCCGGGGCCATGAGCCTTAGCAGTGTCAGCGTGGTCACGAACTCGCTTATGCTTAAGCGCGTTAATATCTGA
- a CDS encoding TRASH domain-containing protein: protein MNRLDDLDLKLIYLLLDDARLSISELTERLGVSRPTVRARLEKLEKEGIIEGYTIRLNPELQRAHNVIALIVKTENPEKMDEFDEIFEINRFTSTKYLIKVAVNTMEDLKRVIEGTGVEVLEIMPILESREKRLRPKVKVPFRCDYCGKEIVGEPIVYRYRNRAYFFCCPTCLTEFKKIRENLEKTKEKGAVGAKGHEH, encoded by the coding sequence ATGAACAGGCTGGACGACCTTGACCTAAAGCTCATATACCTCCTGCTGGACGACGCGAGGCTCAGCATATCCGAGCTGACCGAGAGGCTTGGAGTCAGCAGGCCGACTGTTAGGGCTAGGCTGGAAAAGCTTGAAAAGGAGGGAATAATCGAGGGCTACACCATACGGCTGAACCCGGAGCTTCAGAGGGCCCACAACGTGATCGCTCTCATCGTCAAAACTGAAAACCCGGAGAAGATGGATGAATTTGATGAGATATTTGAGATCAACCGCTTCACGAGCACCAAGTACCTCATAAAAGTCGCCGTCAATACCATGGAAGACCTCAAGCGGGTCATCGAGGGGACGGGCGTTGAAGTCCTCGAAATAATGCCCATCCTTGAGAGCAGGGAAAAAAGGCTCAGACCCAAGGTAAAGGTTCCCTTCAGGTGCGACTACTGCGGAAAGGAAATCGTTGGGGAGCCGATAGTCTATAGGTACCGCAACAGGGCCTACTTCTTCTGCTGTCCGACCTGCCTCACGGAGTTCAAGAAAATCCGGGAGAACCTGGAGAAGACAAAGGAGAAGGGCGCAGTGGGAGCCAAGGGGCACGAACATTGA
- a CDS encoding ATP-binding cassette domain-containing protein: MVSEVIRLTGVSKSFKSFGDVEVLRCIDLSIREGEFVVIAGENGSGKTTLKENLNVSYGFRT, from the coding sequence ATGGTCAGCGAGGTGATCCGGCTAACCGGCGTCTCCAAATCCTTCAAATCCTTTGGGGACGTTGAGGTGCTTAGGTGCATAGACCTCTCAATCCGTGAGGGGGAGTTCGTGGTGATAGCCGGAGAGAACGGCTCCGGTAAGACAACGCTCAAGGAGAATCTTAATGTTTCTTATGGATTTAGAACTTGA
- a CDS encoding MFS transporter, which produces MKKNALFLSLAYFLSVIGDGVRTVVLPLIVLDITNSTYFMGLIFSIETIVFIICGMFSGAIADRMNKKYLLIGSDISRAILVLSIIPVGSGYPQFFKIWVLIVAVLMSFAETFFRPAFFALVPEIVDEKDIDRFNSLLTTLSKGGNVIGFSLGGVLYNTLKINALLVDGLSFLASAAIIGTIAVTQKPMVGSNRNILKDLKEGMVFIGTNGFIRSILYYGLLMNFFSAPIMITMPALAKVLFPEKSGYVYGLMKIGSSAGVIIAGILLLSLKKINRKTLFVLGITGEGVAMLLLGSLQPISGQYELILLILIAMNFILGVSVAILNIPITSWLQIYTPQEMRGKVKMINDVILSVPIAVSPPLFGYVLEKINIFTLLIFMGAMMTIIGFSAYFNMVEPEKG; this is translated from the coding sequence ATGAAGAAAAATGCTTTATTTTTATCCCTTGCATATTTTCTTTCTGTAATTGGAGATGGTGTTAGAACGGTTGTTCTGCCATTAATAGTTTTAGATATCACGAACTCAACATATTTTATGGGCTTGATCTTCTCAATTGAGACAATAGTTTTTATCATCTGTGGGATGTTCTCGGGTGCTATTGCAGACAGGATGAATAAAAAATACCTCCTTATTGGCTCAGATATATCAAGAGCAATCCTTGTTTTGAGCATTATTCCCGTAGGTAGTGGTTACCCCCAGTTTTTCAAAATCTGGGTGTTAATTGTGGCAGTGCTGATGAGCTTTGCGGAAACATTCTTTAGGCCCGCTTTTTTTGCTCTGGTGCCTGAAATCGTTGATGAAAAGGATATTGATAGGTTTAATTCACTTTTAACTACATTGTCCAAAGGTGGGAATGTAATTGGGTTCTCGCTTGGAGGGGTTTTATACAACACACTAAAGATCAACGCCCTCCTTGTGGACGGACTGTCATTTTTAGCTTCCGCAGCGATAATCGGGACTATAGCAGTAACTCAAAAGCCGATGGTGGGGTCTAACAGGAACATACTAAAAGACCTGAAAGAGGGCATGGTATTCATAGGAACCAACGGATTCATACGGAGCATACTGTATTACGGCCTTTTGATGAACTTTTTCTCCGCCCCCATAATGATCACAATGCCGGCGCTGGCGAAGGTTCTCTTCCCAGAAAAAAGCGGATATGTCTATGGACTCATGAAAATAGGGTCGAGTGCGGGGGTAATAATCGCAGGTATCCTCCTTTTATCCCTCAAAAAGATAAACAGAAAAACCTTGTTTGTTTTGGGCATCACGGGAGAGGGCGTGGCGATGCTCCTACTCGGATCATTACAGCCAATATCTGGACAATATGAGCTAATACTGCTGATACTGATAGCAATGAACTTCATCCTGGGCGTTTCTGTGGCTATACTGAACATACCCATTACCAGCTGGCTCCAGATATATACTCCTCAAGAGATGAGAGGAAAGGTGAAAATGATTAATGACGTGATTCTGTCTGTTCCAATTGCAGTCTCTCCTCCATTATTTGGGTACGTATTAGAAAAAATTAACATATTCACTCTGCTTATCTTCATGGGTGCTATGATGACCATTATTGGGTTCAGTGCATATTTTAATATGGTAGAGCCTGAAAAGGGATAG
- a CDS encoding DMT family transporter: protein MTHHYGYASALLAALLFGMSSTLNKISLRDIHPMIVAGSIYITAGIVLMLLRLTPLKDRILERLESSVKAQEGFSRRDLLLLAFIVLFGSFLAPLFFMFGLYRTTAVNASLLLNTETLFTVLIALLIFKERTSRRGILGILLILIGAVVISTENFGEVELSKGILGNILIILAGLSWAIDNNLSKLLSVKRDLLLVTSLKGLFGGSALLTLASLIGVPFYIPLQSLPYVLTVGAFSIGFSLVLFLFALREIGAMRTGAIFSTSSLIGALFAFLALGESLTALKVFFGMIMLLGVYVLSREEIHK, encoded by the coding sequence ATGACCCACCATTACGGCTACGCAAGTGCCCTCCTCGCAGCTCTCTTATTCGGGATGAGCTCAACCCTGAACAAAATATCCCTCAGGGACATCCACCCGATGATCGTGGCGGGGAGCATCTACATAACAGCTGGAATAGTTCTGATGCTCCTCCGTCTCACGCCCCTTAAGGATAGAATCCTTGAACGGCTTGAATCCAGTGTTAAAGCCCAGGAAGGCTTCTCAAGGCGGGATTTGCTGTTGCTGGCTTTTATAGTGCTTTTCGGCTCCTTTCTGGCGCCGCTGTTCTTTATGTTTGGGCTTTATAGAACGACTGCAGTCAATGCATCCCTCCTGCTCAACACTGAAACGCTGTTTACGGTGTTGATCGCCCTGCTAATCTTTAAAGAGAGGACTTCAAGAAGAGGTATTCTGGGAATTCTTCTAATTTTAATCGGAGCCGTTGTTATCTCGACAGAAAACTTCGGAGAAGTGGAGTTGAGCAAAGGCATTCTTGGGAACATTTTAATAATCCTTGCAGGTCTTTCATGGGCGATAGATAATAACCTGAGCAAGCTGTTAAGTGTTAAGAGGGACTTGCTCCTAGTAACTTCACTGAAGGGGCTGTTTGGAGGAAGTGCACTATTAACTCTGGCCTCTCTAATTGGAGTCCCCTTTTACATCCCGCTCCAGAGCCTTCCGTACGTTTTAACCGTCGGTGCGTTCAGCATAGGCTTTTCTCTCGTGTTATTTCTCTTTGCCCTCAGAGAAATCGGTGCGATGAGGACGGGGGCAATTTTCTCAACTTCTTCACTCATAGGTGCTCTCTTCGCCTTCCTGGCTCTTGGCGAGAGTCTCACGGCACTGAAGGTCTTCTTTGGCATGATCATGCTTCTTGGAGTGTACGTGCTCTCCAGAGAAGAAATCCACAAATAA
- a CDS encoding cytochrome C biogenesis protein, protein MIIFLLSAIVLVDERKVLKVGLSFTAGAFVGFALLGYFFMGLVTKFSVLRYLAAFLGISVGAYKILSAKGVVSFQLMNPLREKTNTVIEKATSPPVAFLSGSIMALISLSCGCALPIYLVMSSIVSGAGFSIMTKMVFLLTFVGISVLPLLLVTLGFHYAGKYEKAGEAVNRLSKIIGNMDLAVGVVLVAVSLFYIIFLA, encoded by the coding sequence ATGATAATTTTTCTTCTATCCGCTATAGTTCTCGTAGATGAGAGGAAAGTCCTCAAGGTTGGGCTATCCTTCACTGCAGGAGCTTTTGTGGGATTCGCCCTTTTGGGGTATTTCTTTATGGGGCTCGTTACCAAGTTCTCAGTTTTGCGCTATTTGGCGGCCTTTCTTGGAATATCTGTTGGAGCCTACAAGATACTCTCCGCAAAAGGTGTTGTGAGCTTTCAGTTGATGAACCCCCTCCGGGAAAAGACAAATACTGTAATAGAAAAAGCAACATCTCCCCCGGTTGCCTTCCTTTCTGGCTCTATAATGGCATTGATATCGCTTTCCTGTGGCTGTGCCCTTCCCATATATCTGGTTATGTCTTCCATAGTCTCCGGAGCTGGGTTCTCGATTATGACCAAGATGGTCTTTCTGCTAACCTTTGTGGGTATTTCAGTCCTTCCGCTTTTGCTGGTCACTCTCGGGTTCCACTATGCCGGAAAATACGAAAAAGCCGGAGAAGCTGTTAACAGGCTTTCAAAGATAATTGGAAACATGGACTTAGCCGTGGGTGTGGTGCTCGTGGCTGTGAGTCTCTTCTACATCATTTTTCTTGCTTAA
- a CDS encoding class I SAM-dependent methyltransferase, whose product MNPAKKYDRFARFYDLFESPMEMKAFSKYRKRALSLVKGRVLEIGVGTGKNLAYYPKNVEAIGIDFSKNMLKKADERRRKLGLENVKLLYMDAQDLEFEDNTFDTIVSTFVFCTVPDPIKGLKEAYRVLKPGGRAIFLEHMKSESKLLNVPLYLMEPFIRTLLGTSLLRETQRNIERAGFKIEKVENLFYDIVRLIVATKNKE is encoded by the coding sequence GTGAATCCCGCGAAAAAATATGATAGATTTGCAAGGTTCTACGATCTGTTTGAAAGCCCTATGGAAATGAAAGCCTTTTCAAAGTACAGGAAGAGGGCATTAAGCCTGGTTAAAGGTAGAGTACTTGAGATAGGGGTAGGTACAGGCAAAAACCTGGCCTATTACCCAAAGAACGTGGAAGCCATTGGTATAGATTTCAGCAAAAACATGCTAAAGAAGGCTGATGAACGAAGAAGGAAGCTCGGGCTTGAAAACGTCAAGCTCTTGTACATGGACGCCCAAGATCTGGAGTTTGAGGATAATACCTTCGACACCATAGTTAGCACGTTCGTGTTTTGCACTGTTCCGGATCCGATTAAAGGGCTAAAAGAGGCTTACAGAGTCCTAAAACCCGGAGGAAGGGCAATATTTCTTGAGCACATGAAAAGCGAATCAAAGCTTCTCAACGTCCCCCTCTACCTCATGGAGCCCTTCATAAGAACGCTCCTCGGAACTTCTCTGCTGAGGGAAACTCAGAGAAACATCGAGAGGGCGGGCTTTAAAATAGAAAAGGTCGAGAACCTCTTCTATGATATCGTGAGGCTGATAGTGGCGACAAAGAATAAGGAGTAA
- a CDS encoding ABC transporter ATP-binding protein translates to MMGEPLIMCKELTKTFGKTRALDRINFSAPPGLIILLGKNGSGKSTLAKIISTLLPYDEGNVKVKGKEVNSNKREIRQMISYLPQDNIVEDVLTVQEIVELYSRLFGEPETKADELLDYLGLSPYRDTLAGNLSGGLKRRLSILLAFLPDRDIYILDEPFEELDFWGRIKVMELIHHALKKGKSIFLISHTATWLEEIADYILILHQGKLLYADSPNNLKQAFKDVYAIDMESLSEIKKILKNPHNVTVAINERVSVVGERHALSNITKIKNEEIREASISEICAFIANNAALQQSNFIKKL, encoded by the coding sequence ATGATGGGGGAACCTCTCATTATGTGCAAAGAACTAACAAAAACATTTGGAAAAACACGTGCTCTTGACAGGATTAACTTTTCAGCCCCTCCGGGACTGATAATATTGCTTGGTAAAAACGGAAGTGGGAAAAGCACCTTGGCTAAGATAATCAGTACGCTTTTACCCTACGACGAGGGGAATGTAAAGGTAAAAGGAAAGGAAGTAAACTCAAACAAAAGAGAAATCCGGCAAATGATATCATACCTACCCCAAGATAATATAGTCGAGGATGTCTTAACTGTTCAGGAAATTGTTGAACTGTATTCCAGGCTTTTTGGAGAACCCGAAACTAAGGCAGATGAGCTATTGGATTACCTGGGGCTCTCTCCGTATAGGGACACTCTTGCCGGAAACTTAAGCGGAGGCTTAAAAAGGCGCCTGTCAATACTCCTTGCATTTCTACCTGACAGAGACATTTATATTTTGGACGAACCATTCGAAGAGCTGGATTTTTGGGGGCGAATTAAGGTTATGGAGCTAATTCATCACGCTTTAAAGAAAGGTAAAAGCATTTTCCTCATATCTCACACGGCCACCTGGCTTGAGGAGATAGCCGATTATATATTGATTCTACATCAAGGAAAACTACTGTACGCAGATTCTCCCAACAATCTGAAACAGGCATTTAAGGATGTTTATGCAATAGATATGGAGTCACTTTCGGAGATTAAGAAAATCCTGAAAAACCCCCATAATGTAACAGTGGCAATCAATGAAAGAGTGTCGGTCGTTGGAGAACGCCATGCCCTCTCCAATATTACAAAGATTAAAAACGAAGAGATCCGGGAGGCATCTATCAGCGAAATATGCGCTTTTATCGCGAACAATGCAGCTTTACAGCAAAGCAACTTCATCAAAAAACTATAA
- a CDS encoding ATP-binding cassette domain-containing protein yields MSEIIIKIENLDLIYKRGQERIKALDSINLTISKGEKVGILGPNGAGKSSLIKILAGIIRPTSGNVICLGLNPFKDRRKYLEKIGVVFGHKGFLIPDVPVIMSLELAAAVYGVPKEEFNKKLKELTEILGIERSLLKRPPRLMSLGQRIKFELISSLLHEPELLILDEALIGIDVVSRHIIKNYLTKINKELETTILISSHILSDVEDFCDRVIILNSGKLVLDTSIEQLKKRLGQLKQIEMHVISEAYAPYVAEMLKKVSSDVTVDGTFVKCRLPSEKVNEILTLMLMPNNHKLNIIEDIIIKEPSLEDIIKKVSNYE; encoded by the coding sequence ATGTCCGAGATAATAATCAAAATAGAAAATCTTGACCTCATTTACAAGCGTGGCCAAGAGCGCATCAAAGCGTTAGATTCAATTAACTTGACTATCAGCAAAGGTGAAAAAGTTGGCATACTGGGTCCCAACGGGGCGGGGAAGTCATCACTAATAAAAATTTTGGCGGGAATTATTAGGCCTACATCTGGAAATGTAATTTGTTTAGGTTTGAACCCCTTTAAAGACCGTCGTAAATATCTGGAAAAAATTGGAGTTGTTTTTGGGCATAAAGGTTTTTTAATCCCAGATGTACCTGTTATAATGTCTCTTGAACTCGCAGCTGCAGTATATGGTGTGCCTAAAGAAGAATTTAACAAAAAACTCAAAGAATTGACTGAAATTTTAGGAATTGAACGAAGTCTTCTAAAGCGCCCTCCTCGCTTGATGTCCCTTGGTCAAAGAATAAAATTTGAACTAATTTCTTCTCTCCTTCACGAACCCGAACTTCTTATTCTCGATGAAGCCCTAATCGGAATTGATGTTGTGTCAAGACATATTATAAAAAACTATTTGACAAAAATAAACAAGGAACTTGAGACCACAATTTTAATTTCATCCCATATTTTATCTGACGTGGAAGATTTTTGTGATCGAGTCATAATACTGAACAGTGGCAAGTTAGTACTTGACACGAGCATAGAACAGCTGAAAAAGCGGCTTGGACAATTAAAGCAAATTGAAATGCACGTAATTTCCGAAGCTTATGCACCTTACGTAGCGGAGATGCTCAAGAAGGTCTCTTCTGATGTTACAGTGGACGGGACATTTGTAAAGTGCAGATTGCCATCTGAAAAAGTCAATGAAATTTTAACACTCATGTTAATGCCCAACAATCACAAATTGAACATTATAGAGGACATTATCATTAAAGAACCTTCTTTGGAAGACATCATTAAGAAGGTGTCTAACTATGAATAG
- a CDS encoding ABC-2 family transporter protein → MNRLSCVINVLLKSAVERVRLYKTDLALYLVAWCGFTALLMTFWTSVLANFEIVTFTRGEVLAFIGMYYIAWGIVSFFWGVRDLHVYIVDGTIDVYLTKPINPVFLVILTKSHAGVVLEILTGVILLLISIPLLPNPITTKNIFLSIIFLSGGVALYALIYGALSMLAFFVGRMEHTIELIDYAYEYTYYPLNFLPKGLRSILTWALPLAFLVTLPTLSLLGKLSTKKLIISIIGEGILLIVWFGIFVAVFKKGLEKYTSAGG, encoded by the coding sequence ATGAATAGGCTGTCTTGTGTAATCAACGTCCTCTTAAAATCTGCAGTGGAAAGGGTTAGGCTGTATAAAACCGACTTAGCTCTCTATTTAGTAGCATGGTGTGGATTTACCGCTCTGTTAATGACCTTCTGGACTTCGGTGTTAGCCAATTTTGAGATTGTGACCTTTACACGTGGAGAAGTGCTTGCATTTATAGGGATGTACTATATTGCATGGGGCATCGTTTCTTTTTTCTGGGGTGTACGGGATCTTCATGTTTACATTGTAGATGGCACAATTGACGTTTACCTGACCAAGCCCATAAATCCTGTGTTTTTAGTAATCTTAACAAAAAGCCATGCTGGAGTAGTTTTGGAAATTCTTACTGGAGTGATTCTACTCCTAATATCAATTCCACTATTGCCCAACCCAATAACTACTAAAAACATTTTTTTAAGCATTATTTTCCTCTCAGGAGGCGTAGCTCTTTATGCTTTAATCTACGGGGCTTTGAGTATGTTGGCCTTCTTCGTAGGTAGGATGGAGCACACTATTGAGCTAATTGACTACGCCTATGAATACACGTATTATCCGCTAAATTTTCTACCTAAGGGTCTGAGAAGCATTCTTACTTGGGCATTACCCTTGGCATTCTTAGTCACACTCCCTACTCTCAGTTTACTTGGGAAACTATCGACTAAGAAGCTCATAATATCAATCATCGGGGAGGGTATTCTACTCATCGTGTGGTTTGGGATTTTTGTGGCTGTTTTCAAAAAGGGCTTAGAGAAATACACATCTGCAGGAGGATGA